One Kitasatospora sp. MAP12-44 DNA segment encodes these proteins:
- a CDS encoding LD-carboxypeptidase has protein sequence MAAPPSPVSSPLSGLPGPAVGGLTRARRLVPGDRVALVAPSGRIDPGRLQDGCAILRSWGLEPVVGEHVLDTHPTFGYLAGTDADRAADFQAAWLDPTIAAVLCARGGYGTQRVVDLLDWDALRAAPPKVLIGFSDATVLHELMAQRLGLATLYGPMGAGASFVGDGPTAEHLRRTLFDPASVMTLTGPDAAPLLPGRAHGITAGGCASLLAVERGTPGARPSFDGAILLLEDVNEHPYQLDRILTQLLRSGALEGVRGVALGSWEGCGRPEQVREIMLARLEPLGVPVLWELGFGHGPSTLTVPLGVPAVLDADAGTLTLELPALAE, from the coding sequence ATGGCCGCGCCGCCAAGTCCCGTGTCCAGCCCCCTGTCCGGCTTGCCCGGGCCCGCCGTCGGCGGCCTGACCCGGGCCAGACGCCTGGTCCCCGGCGACCGGGTGGCCCTGGTCGCCCCCAGTGGCCGGATCGACCCGGGGCGCCTGCAGGACGGCTGCGCGATCCTGCGTTCCTGGGGCCTGGAGCCCGTGGTCGGAGAGCACGTCCTCGACACCCATCCGACGTTCGGCTACCTCGCCGGCACCGACGCGGACCGGGCCGCAGACTTCCAGGCCGCCTGGCTGGACCCCACCATTGCCGCCGTCCTCTGCGCACGCGGCGGCTACGGCACTCAGCGCGTGGTCGACCTGCTGGACTGGGACGCGCTGCGCGCAGCTCCGCCGAAGGTCCTGATCGGCTTCAGCGACGCCACCGTGCTGCACGAGCTGATGGCCCAGCGACTGGGCCTGGCCACGCTGTACGGCCCGATGGGCGCGGGAGCCTCGTTCGTCGGCGACGGTCCGACCGCCGAGCACCTGCGGCGCACACTCTTCGACCCTGCCTCCGTCATGACGCTGACCGGACCGGACGCGGCACCCCTGCTGCCCGGTCGGGCGCATGGCATCACGGCGGGCGGCTGCGCCTCGTTGCTGGCGGTGGAGCGCGGCACACCCGGCGCCCGCCCCTCCTTCGACGGCGCGATCCTCCTCCTGGAGGACGTCAACGAACACCCCTACCAGCTCGACCGGATCCTGACCCAGTTGCTGCGCTCGGGCGCCCTCGAAGGGGTGCGCGGCGTGGCGCTGGGCTCCTGGGAGGGCTGCGGGCGGCCGGAGCAGGTCCGCGAGATCATGCTCGCCCGCCTGGAGCCGCTCGGCGTGCCGGTGCTCTGGGAGCTGGGCTTCGGCCATGGTCCGTCCACTCTGACCGTCCCGCTCGGCGTGCCCGCCGTCCTGGACGCGGACGCCGGCACGCTCACCCTCGAACTGCCCGCCCTTGCGGAGTGA
- a CDS encoding ABC transporter ATP-binding protein: MSETHVSTREISPAREVSDRRPPDQVAPGQAPTRAPVGAEAGWLRRLVGYCWHYRGNVLLSFGASLAGMAVTAIVPLITKTIIDDVITSHTSSLTPWAIAMVVAAVVVFGCTLVRRYYGGKLALDVQHDMRRDLFRSLTRLDGDRQDRLDIGQVVGRATSDLQLINGLLSMLPMMTGNLLLFVMSVLVMLWLSPTLTLIALVMGPALWWFAVLSRKRLFPATWAAQEEAAAVAGVVEAAVGGVRVVKGFGQEAQELGKLESASRNLYGARLRAIRLNSRYTPAMQAIPALGQVAVLALGGWLAVDGQVTLGTFVAFSTYVAQMTGPVRMLTMLLTVGQQARAGVERVLELIDERPLVQDKPDARALDTVEPAPGTPALEFDQVDFRYGPADSRPVLHRLSLRIEPGETLALVGASGSGKSTVAQLIPRFYDPTAGAVRLYGQDLRDLTLDSVRSVVGVVPEDSFLFSDTVSANIAYGRSDASEDEITAAARAAQADGFIRELPDGYQTTVGEQGLTLSGGQRQRIALARAILADPRVLLLDDSTSAVDPRIEAEIHEALRTVMAGRTTLLIAHRRSTLQLADRIGVLEGGRLVDLGTHEELERRCPQYRALITDPEAGTAPAEPPAETETQPAAPAPAAAPGGMGAVRTMMGRPNDPELLAKVAALRPADDTPAIALEAAAAADPGFTLGRLLKPFRASLALAFLLLALDAAAGLVVPILIRHGIDNGVTKAALGGVAAASLAALVVVLLDWLVQAAENQVSGRTGERVLYTLRLKIFSHLNRLGLDYYERELSGRIMTRMTTDVDALSSFLQTGVVTAVVSLLTFFGIFGALLVIDAGLALIVFAVLPVLVVATLVFRKKSSKQYQISRDLIGTVNADLQENVAGMRIVQAFRREDDNTARFVERGLAYRHARVRAQLYIALYFPFVQFLSNIAAALVLIAGASRVDSGTLTVGALVAYLLYIDLFFAPVNQLSQIFDGYQQAAVGLGRIRDLLRSPTSTPAVAEPVPVRRLRGEIHFDDVSFAYNGGGEGKPQVLNGIDLRIPAGQTVALVGETGAGKSTLVKLVARFYDATGGTVRIDGTDVSQYALADYRHRLGVVPQEAYLFAGTVREAIAYGRPEATDAEVEAAARAVGAHDMITGLTDGYRHEVSGRGRNLSAGQRQLIALARAELVDPDILLLDEATAALDLASEAAVNQAAVRLSDGRPGRPGGRTTLVIAHRLTTAERADRVIVLDQGRVVEDGTHEELVAAGGTYSRLWEAFIGDGHPIVEPAPVGN, translated from the coding sequence CAGCACGACATGCGCCGGGACCTCTTCCGCTCGCTCACCCGGCTGGACGGCGACCGCCAGGACCGCCTCGACATCGGCCAGGTGGTCGGCCGGGCCACCTCCGACCTTCAGTTGATCAACGGCCTGCTCTCGATGCTGCCGATGATGACCGGCAACCTGCTGCTCTTCGTGATGTCGGTCCTGGTGATGCTCTGGCTCTCGCCGACGCTGACCCTGATCGCCCTGGTGATGGGCCCGGCCCTGTGGTGGTTCGCGGTGCTCAGCCGCAAGCGCCTGTTCCCCGCGACCTGGGCCGCCCAGGAGGAGGCGGCCGCGGTGGCCGGCGTGGTGGAGGCCGCGGTCGGCGGCGTCCGGGTGGTCAAGGGCTTCGGCCAGGAGGCGCAGGAGCTCGGAAAGCTGGAGTCCGCCTCGCGCAACCTCTACGGCGCGCGGCTGCGGGCGATCCGGCTGAACAGCCGCTACACCCCGGCCATGCAGGCGATCCCGGCGCTCGGCCAGGTCGCCGTGCTCGCGCTCGGCGGCTGGCTGGCCGTGGACGGCCAGGTCACGCTCGGTACCTTTGTGGCCTTCTCCACCTACGTGGCGCAGATGACCGGCCCGGTCCGGATGCTCACCATGCTCCTGACGGTCGGCCAGCAGGCCCGGGCCGGCGTCGAGCGAGTCCTCGAACTGATCGACGAGCGGCCGCTGGTCCAGGACAAGCCCGACGCCCGCGCGCTGGACACCGTCGAGCCGGCGCCGGGCACTCCCGCGCTGGAGTTCGACCAGGTCGACTTCCGGTACGGGCCAGCGGACAGCCGCCCCGTGCTGCACCGGCTCAGCCTGCGGATCGAGCCGGGCGAGACCCTCGCCCTGGTCGGGGCCTCGGGCTCCGGCAAGTCCACCGTCGCCCAGCTGATCCCGCGCTTCTACGACCCGACCGCCGGCGCCGTCCGGCTCTACGGCCAGGACCTGCGCGACCTCACCCTCGACTCGGTCCGCAGCGTGGTCGGCGTGGTGCCCGAGGACAGCTTCCTCTTCTCCGACACCGTCAGCGCCAACATCGCGTACGGCCGCTCCGACGCGAGCGAGGACGAGATCACGGCCGCCGCCCGGGCAGCCCAGGCGGACGGGTTCATCCGCGAGCTGCCGGACGGCTACCAGACCACGGTCGGCGAGCAGGGCCTCACCCTCTCCGGCGGCCAGCGCCAGCGGATCGCGCTGGCCCGCGCGATCCTCGCCGACCCCCGGGTGCTGCTGCTGGACGACTCGACCTCCGCCGTCGACCCGCGGATCGAGGCCGAGATCCACGAGGCGCTGCGCACCGTGATGGCCGGCCGCACCACGCTGCTAATCGCACACCGCCGCTCCACCCTCCAGCTGGCCGACCGGATCGGCGTCCTGGAGGGCGGCCGACTGGTCGACCTCGGCACCCACGAGGAGCTGGAGCGCCGCTGTCCGCAGTACCGCGCACTGATCACCGACCCCGAGGCCGGCACCGCCCCCGCCGAGCCGCCCGCCGAGACCGAAACCCAGCCGGCAGCCCCGGCTCCGGCCGCCGCGCCCGGCGGCATGGGCGCCGTTCGTACGATGATGGGCCGACCCAACGACCCCGAGCTGCTGGCCAAGGTCGCGGCACTGCGCCCGGCCGACGACACTCCCGCCATCGCGCTCGAAGCGGCCGCCGCCGCAGACCCGGGCTTCACGCTGGGTCGGCTGCTCAAGCCGTTCCGGGCCTCGCTGGCCCTCGCCTTCCTGCTGCTGGCACTGGACGCCGCCGCCGGCCTGGTGGTGCCGATCCTGATCAGGCACGGCATCGACAACGGTGTCACCAAGGCCGCGCTGGGCGGGGTGGCCGCCGCCTCGCTGGCCGCACTGGTGGTCGTCCTGCTGGACTGGCTGGTGCAGGCCGCCGAGAACCAGGTCAGCGGGCGGACCGGCGAGCGTGTCCTCTACACCCTGCGCCTGAAGATCTTCTCGCACCTCAACCGGCTGGGCCTGGACTACTACGAGCGTGAGCTCTCCGGCCGGATCATGACCCGGATGACCACCGACGTCGACGCCCTCTCCAGCTTCCTGCAGACCGGCGTGGTGACCGCCGTGGTCAGCCTGCTGACCTTCTTCGGCATCTTCGGCGCGCTGCTGGTGATCGACGCCGGCCTGGCGCTGATCGTCTTCGCCGTCCTGCCGGTGCTGGTGGTCGCGACCCTGGTCTTCCGCAAGAAGTCCTCGAAGCAGTACCAGATCTCCCGTGACCTGATCGGCACGGTCAACGCGGACCTCCAGGAGAACGTGGCCGGGATGCGGATCGTCCAGGCCTTCCGCCGGGAGGACGACAACACCGCGCGGTTCGTCGAGCGCGGCCTGGCCTACCGGCACGCCCGGGTGCGCGCGCAGCTGTACATCGCGCTGTACTTCCCGTTCGTGCAGTTCCTCTCCAATATCGCCGCAGCGTTGGTGCTGATCGCCGGCGCCTCGCGGGTGGACTCCGGCACCCTGACGGTCGGCGCGCTGGTCGCCTACCTCCTCTACATCGACCTGTTCTTCGCCCCGGTCAACCAGCTCTCGCAGATCTTCGACGGGTACCAGCAGGCGGCGGTCGGCCTCGGCCGGATCCGCGACCTGCTCCGCTCGCCCACCAGCACCCCGGCCGTGGCCGAACCCGTGCCGGTGCGGCGGCTGCGCGGCGAGATCCACTTCGACGACGTCAGCTTCGCCTACAACGGCGGTGGCGAGGGCAAGCCGCAGGTGCTCAACGGCATCGACCTGCGGATCCCGGCCGGCCAGACGGTCGCCCTGGTCGGCGAGACCGGCGCGGGCAAGTCGACGCTGGTCAAGCTGGTCGCCCGGTTCTACGACGCGACCGGCGGCACGGTCCGGATCGACGGCACCGATGTCTCGCAGTACGCGCTCGCGGACTACCGGCACCGGCTGGGCGTGGTCCCCCAGGAGGCGTACCTGTTCGCCGGCACCGTGCGCGAGGCCATCGCGTACGGGCGGCCCGAGGCCACCGACGCCGAGGTGGAGGCGGCCGCCCGGGCGGTGGGCGCGCACGACATGATCACCGGCCTCACCGACGGCTACCGCCACGAGGTGTCCGGCCGCGGCCGCAACCTTTCCGCCGGGCAGCGCCAGTTGATCGCCCTGGCCCGCGCCGAGCTGGTGGACCCGGACATCCTGCTGCTCGACGAGGCGACCGCCGCGCTGGACCTGGCCAGCGAGGCGGCGGTCAACCAGGCGGCGGTCCGGCTCAGCGACGGACGCCCCGGGCGGCCGGGCGGCCGGACCACGCTGGTGATCGCGCACCGCCTGACCACCGCCGAGCGGGCCGACCGGGTGATCGTGCTGGACCAGGGCCGGGTGGTCGAGGACGGCACCCACGAGGAGCTGGTCGCCGCAGGCGGCACCTACAGCAGGCTCTGGGAGGCGTTCATCGGGGACGGCCATCCGATCGTGGAGCCCGCGCCGGTCGGCAACTGA